DNA from Candidatus Cloacimonadaceae bacterium:
GATATCTCGCATCAGTTCATCCGGAGTGGTATAATTATCCGGCATCAAATCACTCCCACCCGGATCACTCTTGGGGGTCTGGGTTTCATCTCATCAAGGCGATTCAGACCTTGCAAATTGAGATAGTCAAGAAGCCCGGTCAGTGCTCTTAGCTCAAGGTTAGCTTTGAATGCGTCAATTTCGCTCCCTGTGAGCAGTTCGGTAGCAGACTGGTCTAATCCTACTGTCTTGACTATTCCCTCGCCCAGGGTCTTCAAATTGAGAAACTCGACTGTGCTATGCAGCATCAGGAAGCAGAACCCAAAACGAAAAGAGACAAGGAAGGGGTCATCCTCTGGCATGTCTTCTTGGATTGCCCGGGTATAACTGTCAGGCAATACAATAGACCGAATCATCTCCAGAACCAGAGTCCGATGCTCTTTGAATATGCCGTTATCACCCATCTCCTTGGGGAGATTGAGTATGGCCAGCATGGCATCGATCTCTACCGGGATAGCTATCACTTGCCTTTCCTCATGAGTTCGGATAGCTCAATTGCTCTGCGACCAACCTGCTTTGCCCACTTGGAGGCAAGCATGCCATTGGCAGCCCGTTCCCAGTCTCCGGCAGCAATGAAAGCTAGAGTGTTTTTGAAGCTAAGTAGTCCTTTTATGCCCAGGTTAAAGCACATATTCAGCAGTACCGATTTACGTACCTCATCAATCTGAAGATAGATTTTTGGAATCTCAGACAGAATTTGCCTCTCACACTGCAAAATATCGCCTTCAAAGAGGACATAAGCTTCCTTCTGGGAGATACCACAATCATCGAGATTGCGGCCGATACCGATGGTCAATTTACCTGCTGTACAGCGGTATGGTTTAAGCCGCAGACCTTCATGCCTTAGCAGTTGTTCTTTCATGCGTTCCAATAAGTTAGCTTCCATTGTATCTCCTTGCGATGTCCGCGGATACTCTATCCAGAGCAAGGAAGCCACTACCCTGTATAAACACAAATACGGATGCATAAGGATGCGACAGAAATTGGGGTTGACAAATATCAAGAGGTAGTACTCTTGTAAAATGCGAGTTGTAATTTTGAAACACGCAGTTAGTCACGTATATGAATAAAGGAGTTGATTATGTTTTATGTCTCGGACACGATTGAAAAGAGACATCAGATGATAAGGTCTTTTTATAATAAAGACCATGTTTGTATTGCGGTTTTACTGCTTCTACAGATTTTGAGTGGACTCTCAGAAGAGCAATCCTGTCTTTGGGTATTGATCCGACGGCTGATATTCGCACTGTGATAAAAATGTACCACAAATTGATCGAATACTCAAACCTTTGGGACAAACAGGTGGCTAAAAACAATAAAATACGAAATAAAAAACCTTGGGCTTCCGTTAGGTTATCCGTTTTGATATCAAATTGGGATTTTCTTACTAAAGAAGCACTCCCTTTTAGAAACCAGATTATTCATGGATTCAATACATCTCCGGGGTTGGACTATGCACGAGACAGATGTGAAGCTTTACTTTATGCATCGAAATCAATCGTGGATTTCTCGCTCTCTCATGGAGTTGATTTGTATAAGCGGCTACCTACCAGAAGAAGAACGAAGTCTCCGTTGAAATCAATAAACAAGAAATTGAGATAGTGCGTTCATGAGATATACATTTTAATTGCCCAAAACCCGATGCTAATATTACAGTTGGATCATTATGTTTAGATATGTACCTGAGTTTATTCTGGATCGATATTCTAAGGATTTGTATCAGGGTTTTCTCACTGCATATATCTTACTGCTCGATGTCGCAGATTTCACATCGATAGGCACAGCCCTGCAGAAAGAAGGTAATCGAGGAGCCGAAGAGCTTAGTAGATTTTTGGACGTAGCATTTGGTGTTCCAATTGATATAATAGGTAACTACGGTGGGTTTGTTAGTCTATTTGCAGGTGATGCAGTTTGCGCTTTATTCCCAGAAGCTACTCCAGAATCCATAGTCTCTACCGTAAATTCTATTTGTGAGTATTTTAAAGACAAGACTGAGTATAAAACACCATTTGGTGCTTTTCCCTTTAAGCTCAGACAGACAATCGGATATGGTGACATCCATTGGCAGATATTTATAAATGAACTACAGAGTGAATATGTGTTCTATGGGGATGCAATGATAGAACTCGCTGAATTGACAATTTGCAAAGAAGATGTTATATATTCAGATTCCGCTGCCAGAAGCATAGGTATAAAACTATTCGAGAAACAGCAAGTCGGTTTCCGTCTATTCTCAAGTAATATCACTGCTAAACATAATCCTCTGAAGTTTCATTGTACCCCAGAGCTTAAAGATAAGTTTATCAGCCCCAGATTCAATGCCATAAATCCACAAAATGAAATCCGCAATGCGGCTTATTGTTTTGCCAATCTTGAGGGAATTGAACTTGATGATAGAGGAAAAGCAATCAATATCATCCAGAGTCTATCCGACAAATATGGAGGATTTGTAAACAAGTATGATGCTACCGACAAGGGATTGATCGCCATAATCATCTTTGGGTTGCCCAAAAGCGAGGGCAAGACATTAGAGCGTATCTGCAATTTCTCATTAGAAGCTGTAGAAAGTAATCCTGAATTAGCATTGGGCATTAGTTGCGGTAGTGTTTTTGCAGGTTTTACAGGAAGTGGAGAAGTAAAAGAATATACAGCTTTGGGACAACCTCTGAATCTTGCTGCCAGGTTAATGTGTAAAGCGGTAAAAGGAGAAGTTTTAACCGATACCTATCTGTGGCAGGAACTGAATACTCAATATGATTTTAATTATCTTGGTTCGCTTAACCTGAAAGGCTTTGCGCTTCCCATTAGATATTACAGTTTAAGTAGACAGTCCAAGGACGTTGCATGGCATCAAGAAAGCCGGTTTGTTGGTAGAGATGAAGAAATTGTTGTAATCAGGACTTTAGTTAACAGTTGTACTGAAAATACTGTAATCTATATTTCGGGTGACGCAGGTATCGGGAAAAGTAGACTTACCAAAGAAGCATTAACGAATTATTCATCCAGTACTCATCATAAGTTTTACGTCTCCTGCGATGCTATTTTGACTAAACCTTTAGAAGCAGTCAAACAGATAGTTCGTTCTGTTTTCTATTACAATCCCCAATTACCGGAAGAAGCGGGAATTGCAATGTTCAGAGCACTGTGGATTCCTATTGCTGCTGGTGATGCAGATATGCAACGCAGAGAGTCAGTTATAGCTTCTCTACTGGGATATGAATGGGCTCAATCTTTCTGGAGTACAATCCCACCGCAGGAGAAACCAAATCATCTGAGAATTGCTTTTATCCGATTAATGGAACAACTGGCAAAAACAAAACCTGTAATCATTCATCTGGATGATGGGCAGTGGTTAGATCAGGATAGTAAATCTTATTTCCAAGCTCTAAGTGATAAATGGGTTCATCCAGTCATTATTGTTACACCTTGTCGATATCTGGATAGCGGAGAAAGAGTGGATTTGTCTCTTGATGGGTACACGAGAATAGACATCGAACTGAATTCACTTAGTTATATTGGAAGCATAGAACTTATCAAAACCATACTTAGGTTAGAGAATGTTCCGGAAGCTACGCAGCAACTTATATTCACTCGATCTATGGGCAACCCACTATTTATCGAGCAGCTCACTTCTTACCTGATGGAAAGTGGATTTATAAGTGAAAAGGGTATAGTTACGGGGGAAGTGGGATATCTGAGTTCTTTCAGTATTAGTGACATAATCAGTAGTCGCATAGACCGCCTTACGGAGCAAGTGCGGGAATGTATGTTTAATGCCAGTGTTTTGGGTATTGAATTCAATGTGAAGGT
Protein-coding regions in this window:
- a CDS encoding glycoside hydrolase family protein — its product is MEANLLERMKEQLLRHEGLRLKPYRCTAGKLTIGIGRNLDDCGISQKEAYVLFEGDILQCERQILSEIPKIYLQIDEVRKSVLLNMCFNLGIKGLLSFKNTLAFIAAGDWERAANGMLASKWAKQVGRRAIELSELMRKGK
- a CDS encoding tetratricopeptide repeat protein codes for the protein MFRYVPEFILDRYSKDLYQGFLTAYILLLDVADFTSIGTALQKEGNRGAEELSRFLDVAFGVPIDIIGNYGGFVSLFAGDAVCALFPEATPESIVSTVNSICEYFKDKTEYKTPFGAFPFKLRQTIGYGDIHWQIFINELQSEYVFYGDAMIELAELTICKEDVIYSDSAARSIGIKLFEKQQVGFRLFSSNITAKHNPLKFHCTPELKDKFISPRFNAINPQNEIRNAAYCFANLEGIELDDRGKAINIIQSLSDKYGGFVNKYDATDKGLIAIIIFGLPKSEGKTLERICNFSLEAVESNPELALGISCGSVFAGFTGSGEVKEYTALGQPLNLAARLMCKAVKGEVLTDTYLWQELNTQYDFNYLGSLNLKGFALPIRYYSLSRQSKDVAWHQESRFVGRDEEIVVIRTLVNSCTENTVIYISGDAGIGKSRLTKEALTNYSSSTHHKFYVSCDAILTKPLEAVKQIVRSVFYYNPQLPEEAGIAMFRALWIPIAAGDADMQRRESVIASLLGYEWAQSFWSTIPPQEKPNHLRIAFIRLMEQLAKTKPVIIHLDDGQWLDQDSKSYFQALSDKWVHPVIIVTPCRYLDSGERVDLSLDGYTRIDIELNSLSYIGSIELIKTILRLENVPEATQQLIFTRSMGNPLFIEQLTSYLMESGFISEKGIVTGEVGYLSSFSISDIISSRIDRLTEQVRECMFNASVLGIEFNVKVLTQMLKVDPVFELEAGVKNRIWNDLDELRYIFSHILIKDVVYQRMISDKLQRLHQTAAEAMEIVYVDSLDENAEEIATHFEKGNLLIKAAEYYDRAGGYYWHTFILARSELNFQKSIANWELTLGKQSTEYAESLFHLGLLYHYMRDFTKVESFYKQVLEINENHHGKDSPLLSPYINNLGRFYKDIGLYSDSEILLRRSLQIEMTTSPNSSNVADRLNNLGHLYSIQKDFCQAESTYLEALSILDTYYAPDFWFSATVLNNLGMIYVLLKKYSDAEPLLCRAHDINVIVNGLEHPNSAFSLLSLARLYVSQGKLRQAEPLFHEALDIIEKTLGATHSSAKNTIEYIVDLYSKTGELEKEEEFHARLSNFIK